A single Capricornis sumatraensis isolate serow.1 chromosome 20, serow.2, whole genome shotgun sequence DNA region contains:
- the ACTMAP gene encoding actin maturation protease, translating into MISPCSPSVEPPIPPPETPASQALNIPLPPLPLNLPELAFPPSSFQAPVPPPPPLPPPPPTTGFAPPRVFGLEKSHLLKEALERAGPVPGSREDVKRLLKLHKDRFRSDLQWILFCADLPSLIQEGPQCGLVALWMAGTLLAPPSGTPLERLVQVAMERGYTAQGEMFSVADMGRLAQEALGCQAEVLCGGLGAPNRDHVLQHVVAGHPLLIPYDEDFNHEPCQRKGHKAHWAVSAGVLLGVQHVPSRGYSEDPELPGLFHPVPGTPQQPPSLPEEGSPGAVYLLAKQGKSWHHQLWDYDQVRDSNLQLTDFSPSRAADGREYVVPAGGVRAGLCGQALLLRPQDSSH; encoded by the exons ATGATTTCTCCATGTTCTCCCTCTGTAGAGCCACCAATTCCTCCTCCCGAAACCCCTGCATCCCAGGCCCTTAATATTccacttcctccccttcccctaaACCTCCCCGAATTAGCTTTTCCACCCTCGAGTTTCCAGGCCCCTgtgcccccaccacccccactgcCGCCTCCGCCCCCTACCACTGGGTTTGCTCCCCCTCGTGTTTTCGGCCTAGAGAAGAGTCACCTCCTGAAGGAGGCCTTGGAGAGGGCCGGCCCAGTCCCCGGGAGCAGAGAGGATGTGAAGAGGCTCCTGAAGCTGCACAAGGATCG TTTCAGAAGTGACCTGCAGTGGATCCTCTTCTGTGCTGACCTGCCCTCCCTCATACAAGAAGGCCCTCA gtgTGGGCTGGTGGCCTTGTGGATGGCAGGCACCCTCCTGGCGCCCCCCAGCGGCACCCCCTTGGAGAGGCTTGTGCAGGTGGCCATGGAGAGAGGATACACGGCCCAGGGGGAGATGTTCTCAG TGGCTGACATGGGCAGGCTGGCCCAGGAGGCACTGGGCTGCCAGGCAGAGGTGCTCTGCGGCGGCCTGGGCGCTCCCAACAGAGACCACGTCCTGCAGCACGTTGTCGCTGGACACCCCCTCCTTATCCC CTATGACGAGGACTTCAACCACGAGCCGTGTCAGAGGAAGGGCCACAAGGCCCACTGGGCTGTGAGCGCAG GGGTCCTGCTGGGTGTGCAGCATGTGCCCAGCCGTGGCTACTCAGAGGATCCCGAGCTGCCAGGCCTGTTCCACCCAGTGCCCGGCACACCCCAACAGCCACCGTCCCTGCCGGAAGAAGGCTCCCCGGGTGCTGTATACCTCCTCGCCAAGCAGGGCAAGAGTTGGCACCACCAGCTGTGGGACTATGACCAAGTCCGGGACAGCAACCTGCAGCTGACAGACTTCTCGCCCTCTCGGGCTGCAGATGGCCGGGAGTATGTGGTGCCTGCCGGCGGGGTGCGGGCCGGCCTCTGTGGCCAGGCCCTGCTCCTCCGACCACAGGACTCCAGCCACTAG
- the SNRPA gene encoding U1 small nuclear ribonucleoprotein A isoform X2 codes for MAVPETRPNHTIYINNLNEKIKKDELKKSLYAIFSQFGQILDILVSRSLKMRGQAFVIFKEVSSATNALRSMQGFPFYDKPMRIQYAKTDSDIIAKMKGTFVERDRKREKRKPKSQETPAAKKAVQGGAAAPVVGTVQGPVPGMPPMTQAPRIMHHMPGQPPYMPPPGMIPPPGLAPGQLPPGAMPPQQLMPGQMPPAQPLSENPPNHILFLTNLPEETNELMLSMLFNQFPGFKEVRLVPGRHDIAFVEFDNEVQAGAARDALQGFKITQNNAMKISFAKK; via the exons ATGGCAGTTCCCGAGACCCGCCCCAACCACACTATTTATATCAACAATCTCAATGAGAAGATCAAGAAGGATG AGCTGAAGAAGTCCCTGTATGCCATCTTCTCCCAGTTTGGCCAGATCCTGGATATCCTGGTGTCACGAAGCCTGAAGATGAGGGGCCAGGCCTTTGTCATCTTCAAGGAGGTCAGCAGCGCCACCAACGCCCTGCGTTCCATGCAGGGCTTCCCCTTCTACGACAAGCCCATG CGCATCCAGTACGCCAAGACCGACTCGGATATCATTGCCAAGATGAAGGGCACCTTCGTGGAGCGGGACCGCAAGCGGGAAAAGAGGAAGCCCAAGAGCCAGGAGACCCCAGCTGCCAAAAAAGCCGTGCAGGGAGGGGCAGCCGCCCCTGTGGTGGGCACCGTGCAAGGGCCTGTCCCG gGCATGCCGCCGATGACTCAGGCGCCCCGCATCATGCACCACATGCCGGGCCAGCCCCCCTACATGCCGCCACCGGGCATGATCCCGCCTCCAGGCCTGGCGCCTGGCCAGCTCCCGCCGGGGGCCATGCCGCCACAGCAGCTTATGCCGGGGCAGATGCCACCTGCGCAGCCT CTTTCAGAAAATCCACCAAATCACATCTTGTTCCTTACCAACCTACCGGAAGAGACCAACGAGCTCATGCTTTCCATGCTTTTCAACCA GTTCCCTGGGTTCAAGGAGGTCCGGCTGGTCCCTGGGCGGCACGACATCGCCTTCGTGGAGTTTGATAATGAGGTGCAGGCAGGGGCCGCTCGAGATGCCCTGCAGGGCTTCAAGATCACCCAGAACAACGCCATGAAGATCTCCTTTGCCAAGAAGTAG
- the SNRPA gene encoding U1 small nuclear ribonucleoprotein A isoform X4: protein MRRSRRMFGQILDILVSRSLKMRGQAFVIFKEVSSATNALRSMQGFPFYDKPMRIQYAKTDSDIIAKMKGTFVERDRKREKRKPKSQETPAAKKAVQGGAAAPVVGTVQGPVPGMPPMTQAPRIMHHMPGQPPYMPPPGMIPPPGLAPGQLPPGAMPPQQLMPGQMPPAQPLSENPPNHILFLTNLPEETNELMLSMLFNQFPGFKEVRLVPGRHDIAFVEFDNEVQAGAARDALQGFKITQNNAMKISFAKK, encoded by the exons ATGAGAAGATCAAGAAGGATG TTTGGCCAGATCCTGGATATCCTGGTGTCACGAAGCCTGAAGATGAGGGGCCAGGCCTTTGTCATCTTCAAGGAGGTCAGCAGCGCCACCAACGCCCTGCGTTCCATGCAGGGCTTCCCCTTCTACGACAAGCCCATG CGCATCCAGTACGCCAAGACCGACTCGGATATCATTGCCAAGATGAAGGGCACCTTCGTGGAGCGGGACCGCAAGCGGGAAAAGAGGAAGCCCAAGAGCCAGGAGACCCCAGCTGCCAAAAAAGCCGTGCAGGGAGGGGCAGCCGCCCCTGTGGTGGGCACCGTGCAAGGGCCTGTCCCG gGCATGCCGCCGATGACTCAGGCGCCCCGCATCATGCACCACATGCCGGGCCAGCCCCCCTACATGCCGCCACCGGGCATGATCCCGCCTCCAGGCCTGGCGCCTGGCCAGCTCCCGCCGGGGGCCATGCCGCCACAGCAGCTTATGCCGGGGCAGATGCCACCTGCGCAGCCT CTTTCAGAAAATCCACCAAATCACATCTTGTTCCTTACCAACCTACCGGAAGAGACCAACGAGCTCATGCTTTCCATGCTTTTCAACCA GTTCCCTGGGTTCAAGGAGGTCCGGCTGGTCCCTGGGCGGCACGACATCGCCTTCGTGGAGTTTGATAATGAGGTGCAGGCAGGGGCCGCTCGAGATGCCCTGCAGGGCTTCAAGATCACCCAGAACAACGCCATGAAGATCTCCTTTGCCAAGAAGTAG
- the SNRPA gene encoding U1 small nuclear ribonucleoprotein A isoform X1: MVLLSTLVSGLMVSLLGCISSEKRSSGPWVFSLPIAELKKSLYAIFSQFGQILDILVSRSLKMRGQAFVIFKEVSSATNALRSMQGFPFYDKPMRIQYAKTDSDIIAKMKGTFVERDRKREKRKPKSQETPAAKKAVQGGAAAPVVGTVQGPVPGMPPMTQAPRIMHHMPGQPPYMPPPGMIPPPGLAPGQLPPGAMPPQQLMPGQMPPAQPLSENPPNHILFLTNLPEETNELMLSMLFNQFPGFKEVRLVPGRHDIAFVEFDNEVQAGAARDALQGFKITQNNAMKISFAKK, encoded by the exons ATGGTATTGCTCAGTACTCTTGTCAGTGGGCTGATGGTTTCCCTTCTGGGCTGCATTTCCTCTGAAAAGCGGAGCTCCGGCCCCTGGGTCTTTTCTCTCCCCATTGCAGAGCTGAAGAAGTCCCTGTATGCCATCTTCTCCCAGTTTGGCCAGATCCTGGATATCCTGGTGTCACGAAGCCTGAAGATGAGGGGCCAGGCCTTTGTCATCTTCAAGGAGGTCAGCAGCGCCACCAACGCCCTGCGTTCCATGCAGGGCTTCCCCTTCTACGACAAGCCCATG CGCATCCAGTACGCCAAGACCGACTCGGATATCATTGCCAAGATGAAGGGCACCTTCGTGGAGCGGGACCGCAAGCGGGAAAAGAGGAAGCCCAAGAGCCAGGAGACCCCAGCTGCCAAAAAAGCCGTGCAGGGAGGGGCAGCCGCCCCTGTGGTGGGCACCGTGCAAGGGCCTGTCCCG gGCATGCCGCCGATGACTCAGGCGCCCCGCATCATGCACCACATGCCGGGCCAGCCCCCCTACATGCCGCCACCGGGCATGATCCCGCCTCCAGGCCTGGCGCCTGGCCAGCTCCCGCCGGGGGCCATGCCGCCACAGCAGCTTATGCCGGGGCAGATGCCACCTGCGCAGCCT CTTTCAGAAAATCCACCAAATCACATCTTGTTCCTTACCAACCTACCGGAAGAGACCAACGAGCTCATGCTTTCCATGCTTTTCAACCA GTTCCCTGGGTTCAAGGAGGTCCGGCTGGTCCCTGGGCGGCACGACATCGCCTTCGTGGAGTTTGATAATGAGGTGCAGGCAGGGGCCGCTCGAGATGCCCTGCAGGGCTTCAAGATCACCCAGAACAACGCCATGAAGATCTCCTTTGCCAAGAAGTAG
- the SNRPA gene encoding U1 small nuclear ribonucleoprotein A isoform X3 yields MVLLSTLVSGLMVSLLGCISSEKRSSGPWVFSLPIAELKKSLYAIFSQFGQILDILVSRSLKMRGQAFVIFKERIQYAKTDSDIIAKMKGTFVERDRKREKRKPKSQETPAAKKAVQGGAAAPVVGTVQGPVPGMPPMTQAPRIMHHMPGQPPYMPPPGMIPPPGLAPGQLPPGAMPPQQLMPGQMPPAQPLSENPPNHILFLTNLPEETNELMLSMLFNQFPGFKEVRLVPGRHDIAFVEFDNEVQAGAARDALQGFKITQNNAMKISFAKK; encoded by the exons ATGGTATTGCTCAGTACTCTTGTCAGTGGGCTGATGGTTTCCCTTCTGGGCTGCATTTCCTCTGAAAAGCGGAGCTCCGGCCCCTGGGTCTTTTCTCTCCCCATTGCAGAGCTGAAGAAGTCCCTGTATGCCATCTTCTCCCAGTTTGGCCAGATCCTGGATATCCTGGTGTCACGAAGCCTGAAGATGAGGGGCCAGGCCTTTGTCATCTTCAAGGAG CGCATCCAGTACGCCAAGACCGACTCGGATATCATTGCCAAGATGAAGGGCACCTTCGTGGAGCGGGACCGCAAGCGGGAAAAGAGGAAGCCCAAGAGCCAGGAGACCCCAGCTGCCAAAAAAGCCGTGCAGGGAGGGGCAGCCGCCCCTGTGGTGGGCACCGTGCAAGGGCCTGTCCCG gGCATGCCGCCGATGACTCAGGCGCCCCGCATCATGCACCACATGCCGGGCCAGCCCCCCTACATGCCGCCACCGGGCATGATCCCGCCTCCAGGCCTGGCGCCTGGCCAGCTCCCGCCGGGGGCCATGCCGCCACAGCAGCTTATGCCGGGGCAGATGCCACCTGCGCAGCCT CTTTCAGAAAATCCACCAAATCACATCTTGTTCCTTACCAACCTACCGGAAGAGACCAACGAGCTCATGCTTTCCATGCTTTTCAACCA GTTCCCTGGGTTCAAGGAGGTCCGGCTGGTCCCTGGGCGGCACGACATCGCCTTCGTGGAGTTTGATAATGAGGTGCAGGCAGGGGCCGCTCGAGATGCCCTGCAGGGCTTCAAGATCACCCAGAACAACGCCATGAAGATCTCCTTTGCCAAGAAGTAG
- the MIA gene encoding melanoma-derived growth regulatory protein, which yields MAWSLVFLGVVLLSAFPGPSAGGRPMPKLADRKMCADEECSHPISMAVALQDYVAPDCRFLTIYQGQVVYVFSKLKGRGRLFWGGSVQGDYYGDGVARLGYFPSSIVREDQTLKPAKTDVKTDIWDFYCQ from the exons ATGGCTTGGTCCTTGGTGTTTCTCGGTGTCGTCTTGCTGTCTGCCTTCCCAGGGCCTAGTGCTGGGGGCCGCCCCATGCCCAAGCTGGCTGACCGGAAGATGTGTGCCGATGAGGAGTGCAGCC ACCCCATCTCCATGGCCGTGGCCCTTCAGGACTACGTGGCCCCTGACTGCCGTTTCTTGACCATATACCAGGGCCAAGTGGTGTATGTCTTCTCCAAGCTCAAGGGCCGAGGGCGGCTCTTCTGGGGAGGCAGT GTTCAGGGAGATTACTATGGAGACGGAGTTGCTCGCCTGGGCTATTTCCCCAGTAGCATCGTACGTGAAGACCAGACCCTGAAACCTGCCAAAACCGATGTGAAGACAGAT atATGGGATTTCTACTGCCAGTGA